A genomic region of Candidatus Firestonebacteria bacterium RIFOXYD2_FULL_39_29 contains the following coding sequences:
- a CDS encoding 16S rRNA (cytosine(1402)-N(4))-methyltransferase: MKHVSVLLAETVEFLKVRPGGIYLDATLGGGGHTKKILETEKDCKVIALDRDLKAIEIAKENLKEFENRVSFFNLNFRRLDEALGETKIDGALFDLGVSSFQLDDAGRGFSFREAAPLDMRMGSDAKYDAGALVNELPQEDLEKLIRTLGEENFAGRIARVIVETRKVKRIDTTIELAEAIKKAVPSFYRHGKIHPATRSFQALRITVNDELGALKEGLVKASASLTSGGRLCVISFHSMEDRIVKEFVKGECTLEPVTKKPLIPSDSETAENRRSRSAKLRVAEKK; the protein is encoded by the coding sequence ATGAAACATGTTTCAGTGCTCCTTGCTGAAACAGTTGAGTTTTTGAAAGTAAGACCGGGCGGCATATATCTGGATGCTACTTTAGGCGGCGGCGGGCATACGAAAAAGATCCTTGAAACGGAAAAAGACTGCAAGGTAATAGCCCTCGACCGGGACCTGAAGGCAATTGAAATCGCAAAAGAAAATCTTAAAGAATTTGAAAACAGAGTATCGTTTTTTAACTTGAATTTTAGAAGGCTCGATGAAGCGCTGGGTGAAACAAAAATTGACGGCGCGCTTTTTGACCTCGGGGTTTCCTCTTTTCAACTGGATGACGCCGGGCGCGGGTTTTCCTTCCGCGAAGCAGCGCCTCTTGATATGAGAATGGGAAGTGATGCGAAGTATGATGCGGGAGCACTGGTAAATGAACTGCCGCAGGAGGATCTGGAAAAGCTGATCCGGACATTAGGGGAAGAGAACTTTGCGGGAAGGATAGCAAGGGTAATAGTAGAAACCAGAAAAGTAAAACGGATTGATACAACGATAGAACTTGCGGAGGCGATAAAAAAAGCGGTGCCTTCGTTTTACCGGCACGGGAAGATTCATCCGGCTACAAGGAGTTTTCAGGCGTTAAGAATAACGGTGAATGACGAGCTTGGAGCTTTAAAAGAAGGGCTGGTAAAGGCTTCTGCTTCTTTGACTTCCGGCGGACGGTTGTGCGTGATCTCCTTTCACTCGATGGAAGACAGGATTGTGAAAGAGTTTGTAAAAGGTGAGTGTACCCTGGAGCCGGTTACTAAAAAGCCTTTAATACCAAGCGATAGCGAAACGGCGGAAAACAGAAGGAGCCGGAGCGCGAAATTACGGGTGGCCGAGAAAAAATGA